In one Brienomyrus brachyistius isolate T26 chromosome 5, BBRACH_0.4, whole genome shotgun sequence genomic region, the following are encoded:
- the tdrkh gene encoding tudor and KH domain-containing protein isoform X2, protein MQSSGEGPWSSLSSGKKVALVLGLPVGATVGYILYRHFTSSNGQRESVEQARLTVPPEVYRSIARHSQSSFLDLVSQQSGAQVRLLSENKGDSISFQLEGSARQVLIAKCALDKLASDCEVITEDFEVPQTALGRIIGRGGESLKLINRTSGARISCPKDRDGTLAEAGRVSITGIRREVYHAKELVMEKVAESEEVRQRIAQSSALRHKRCPSELQGQKEAKPKSEKNGVELHLPQEDPLSQKMVLPNGTTEPPDASKPIPEEQSITESGEQDTQMSPQSIFKFEIPSPDLSFQPDEHLEVYVSAAENPQHFWIQILGVRSLQLDKLTAEMGRFYSTGTAELKVEKVVVGDIVAAPYRNHGTWNRARVLNVLESGLVDVYYVDYGDNGELSLESLRSMRSDFLSLPFQAIECSLAGVSPAGGSWTEEALDDFDRLTYCAQWKPLLAKLCSYSHSDMSSWPSVQLYDNSDGKLLGVGEELIRMGHAVHCLDLGDGGLKGTRDNPGSLQKMLDDVTGVTSELSLSCISLSGFMDPCGNVMKKPASCFSFNFIKPLETVRADADQGSCILLMNSLSNWDSTPSQVSPDVFSSSSTTSSPCVEVMTSVLNSLTLSDEVFFSGASSSDDGQDVFSISSGPEFAVLNSSSESNISEGSSSSGIRSVWYYLSSSNDSTVLSLSTSLSTSCHSQTDSESAVSDFLNGHSLDLSESLENSDGEEAELLRLDVIRQKKDARSVAQPSLTAAITCSEYCSCGGASGFHAAEVKEESKHCPSLEEYTSSFPCQKIKTVRSNLPAKDENFVECRFQQVLSSNERTDGVVTASEEQFLGNHDVLELEQTRPLQSVESYWQFQLQSLNTSTEGNTSTYMLVSQEKKYGTGVRPPLHYKEWSIPLYNNPPDSSASALNSEVASISGSMDDVIGEDLV, encoded by the exons ATGCAGTCATCTGGGGAGGGCCCTTGGAGCAGCTTGAGCTCTGGGAAGAAGGTGGCCCTCGTCTTAGGGCTCCCAGTTGGGGCCACGGTTGGTTATATCCTCTATCGTCATTTCACAAGTAGCAATG GTCAAAGGGAGAGTGTGGAACAGGCCAGACTGACAGTTCCTCCGGAAGTTTACCGTTCCATCGCCAGGCATTCCCAGAGCTCATTCCTAGACTTG GTGAGCCAGCAGTCTGGTGCCCAAGTGAGGCTTCTGTCAGAGAATAAGGGTGACAGTATCTCCTTTCAGCTTGAGGGCTCAGCTCGCCAGGTTCTGATAGCCAAATGTGCTCTGGACAAACTGGCCTCTGACTGTGAGGTCATAACTGAAGATTTTGAGGTTCCCCAGACTGCCTTAGGACGAATCATAG GGCGTGGAGGGGAGTCCTTAAAGCTGATAAATCGGACTTCAGGCGCTCGTATTAGTTGTCCTAAAGATCGGGACGGTACCCTGGCGGAAGCGGGCAGAGTTTCCATCACGGGGATTCGCCGGGAGGTCTATCATGCCAAA GAGCTAGTCATGGAAAAGGTGGCTGAGAGTGAGGAGGTCCGGCAACGGATAGCACAGTCCTCCGCTCTACGCCACAAGAGGTGCCCCTCAGAACTGCAAGGTCAGAAGGAAGCAAAGCCAAAATCGGAGAAAAATGGAGTGGAACTTCATCTTCCTCAGGAAGACCCCTTAAGCCAGAAGATGGTACTTCCCAATGGAACCACGGAGCCTCCAGATGCATCCAAACCTATACCAGAGGAACAGTCCATAACTGAGAGTGGGGAACAAGACACTCAAATGTCTCCGCAGAGCATTTTCAAATTTGAAA TTCCTAGTCCGGATTTGAGCTTCCAGCCAGATGAACACTTGGAAGTATATGTGTCAGCAGCTGAGAACCCACAGCACTTCTGGATCCAGATTTTGGGGGTGCGATCATTACAGCTTGACAAGTTGACTGCTGAAATGGGCCGCTTCTACAGCACTGGGACTGCA GAGCTGAAAGTAGAGAAAGTAGTGGTGGGGGACATTGTGGCAGCCCCTTACCGGAACCATGGCACTTGGaacagggccagagtgctgaacgTGCTGGAGTCTGGCCTGGTGGATGTCTACTATGTTGACTATGGCGACAATGGCGAGCTTTCGCTAGAAAGTCTCAGAAGCATGAG GAGTGACTTTTTGAGTCTTCCCTTCCAAGCCATTGAATGTAGTTTAGCAGGAGTAAGTCCAGCag GGGGGTCATGGACTGAGGAAGCTCTTGATGATTTTGACCGCTTGACTTACTGTGCTCAGTGGAAACCACTTCTTGCTAAATTGTGCAGCTACTCTCATTCTGACATGTCTTCCTGGCCAAGTGTTCAGCTCTATGACAATAGCGATGGCAAG CTGCTGGGTGTGGGTGAGGAGCTCATCCGAATGGGGCATGCCGTGCACTGCCTTGACTTGGGTGATGGAGGGCTCAAGGGTACCAGAGATAACCCGGGTTCACTGCAGAAGATGCTG GATGATGTTACTGGAGTCACATCAGAGCTCAGTCTTTCCTGCATCAGCTTGTCAG gTTTTATGGATCCATGTGGCAATGTGATGAAGAAACCAGCCAGTTGCTTTTCCTTTAATTTTATTAAGCCACTTGAAACTGTACGAGCTGATGCAGACCAGGGTTCATGTATCCTATTAATGAACTCCTTAAGCAACTGGGACTCCACACCATCCCAG GTGTCCCCTGACGTGttctcaagctcctccaccactTCTTCCCCTTGTGTTGAGGTCATGACCTCTGTTCTCAATTCCTTGACTTTATCTGATGAAGTATTCTTCTCTGGAGCCAGCAGTTCTGATGATGGGCAGGATGTATTTTCCATTTCTTCTGGCCCTGAATTTGCTGTCTTGAATTCCTCTTCAGAAAGCAATATCAGTGAGGGCAGTAGCAGTAGTGGAATTCGCAGTGTCTGGTACTACCTGTCCTCCTCAAATGATTCCACTGTGTTATCTTTAAGCACAAGCCTGTCTACGTCTTGCcattcccagacagacagtgaGTCTGCAGTGTCAGATTTTCTCAATGGTCATAGCCTGGATCTTTCTGAGAGTCTTGAGAACAGTGATGGGGAAGAGGCAGAGTTATTGAGATTGGACGTAATAAGACAAAAGAAGGATGCGAGGTCTGTTGCCCAACCAAGTCTGACAGCTGCCATAACATGTAGTGAATATTGTAGTTGTGGTGGAGCCAGTGGGTTTCATGCAGCAGAAGTAAAAGAAGAATCGAAGCATTGTCCAAGCCTTGAAGAATACACCAGCAGTTTCCCATGCCAAAAGATCAAGACTGTAAGAAGTAATTTGCCAGCTAAAGATGAAAACTTTGTGGAATGTAGGTTCCAACAGGTGTTGTCCAGCAATGAGAGAACCGATGGAGTTGTTACTGCCTCTGAGGAGCAGTTCTTGGGAAACCATGATGTTCTGGAGCTTGAGCAAACCAGACCCTTGCAAAGTGTGGAATCATACTGGCAGTTTCAGCTGCAAAGCTTGAATACTTCAACAGAAGGAAACACCAGCACATATATGCTTGTCAGCCAGGAAAAGAAGTATGGAACTGGAGTGAGGCCCCCACTCCATTACAAAGAATGGAGTATCCCACTGTATAATAATCCCCCTGATTCTAGTGCTTCAGCTCTGAATTCAG
- the tdrkh gene encoding tudor and KH domain-containing protein isoform X1: MQSSGEGPWSSLSSGKKVALVLGLPVGATVGYILYRHFTSSNGQRESVEQARLTVPPEVYRSIARHSQSSFLDLVSQQSGAQVRLLSENKGDSISFQLEGSARQVLIAKCALDKLASDCEVITEDFEVPQTALGRIIGRGGESLKLINRTSGARISCPKDRDGTLAEAGRVSITGIRREVYHAKELVMEKVAESEEVRQRIAQSSALRHKRCPSELQGQKEAKPKSEKNGVELHLPQEDPLSQKMVLPNGTTEPPDASKPIPEEQSITESGEQDTQMSPQSIFKFEIPSPDLSFQPDEHLEVYVSAAENPQHFWIQILGVRSLQLDKLTAEMGRFYSTGTAELKVEKVVVGDIVAAPYRNHGTWNRARVLNVLESGLVDVYYVDYGDNGELSLESLRSMRSDFLSLPFQAIECSLAGVSPAGGSWTEEALDDFDRLTYCAQWKPLLAKLCSYSHSDMSSWPSVQLYDNSDGKLLGVGEELIRMGHAVHCLDLGDGGLKGTRDNPGSLQKMLDDVTGVTSELSLSCISLSGFMDPCGNVMKKPASCFSFNFIKPLETVRADADQGSCILLMNSLSNWDSTPSQQVSPDVFSSSSTTSSPCVEVMTSVLNSLTLSDEVFFSGASSSDDGQDVFSISSGPEFAVLNSSSESNISEGSSSSGIRSVWYYLSSSNDSTVLSLSTSLSTSCHSQTDSESAVSDFLNGHSLDLSESLENSDGEEAELLRLDVIRQKKDARSVAQPSLTAAITCSEYCSCGGASGFHAAEVKEESKHCPSLEEYTSSFPCQKIKTVRSNLPAKDENFVECRFQQVLSSNERTDGVVTASEEQFLGNHDVLELEQTRPLQSVESYWQFQLQSLNTSTEGNTSTYMLVSQEKKYGTGVRPPLHYKEWSIPLYNNPPDSSASALNSEVASISGSMDDVIGEDLV, translated from the exons ATGCAGTCATCTGGGGAGGGCCCTTGGAGCAGCTTGAGCTCTGGGAAGAAGGTGGCCCTCGTCTTAGGGCTCCCAGTTGGGGCCACGGTTGGTTATATCCTCTATCGTCATTTCACAAGTAGCAATG GTCAAAGGGAGAGTGTGGAACAGGCCAGACTGACAGTTCCTCCGGAAGTTTACCGTTCCATCGCCAGGCATTCCCAGAGCTCATTCCTAGACTTG GTGAGCCAGCAGTCTGGTGCCCAAGTGAGGCTTCTGTCAGAGAATAAGGGTGACAGTATCTCCTTTCAGCTTGAGGGCTCAGCTCGCCAGGTTCTGATAGCCAAATGTGCTCTGGACAAACTGGCCTCTGACTGTGAGGTCATAACTGAAGATTTTGAGGTTCCCCAGACTGCCTTAGGACGAATCATAG GGCGTGGAGGGGAGTCCTTAAAGCTGATAAATCGGACTTCAGGCGCTCGTATTAGTTGTCCTAAAGATCGGGACGGTACCCTGGCGGAAGCGGGCAGAGTTTCCATCACGGGGATTCGCCGGGAGGTCTATCATGCCAAA GAGCTAGTCATGGAAAAGGTGGCTGAGAGTGAGGAGGTCCGGCAACGGATAGCACAGTCCTCCGCTCTACGCCACAAGAGGTGCCCCTCAGAACTGCAAGGTCAGAAGGAAGCAAAGCCAAAATCGGAGAAAAATGGAGTGGAACTTCATCTTCCTCAGGAAGACCCCTTAAGCCAGAAGATGGTACTTCCCAATGGAACCACGGAGCCTCCAGATGCATCCAAACCTATACCAGAGGAACAGTCCATAACTGAGAGTGGGGAACAAGACACTCAAATGTCTCCGCAGAGCATTTTCAAATTTGAAA TTCCTAGTCCGGATTTGAGCTTCCAGCCAGATGAACACTTGGAAGTATATGTGTCAGCAGCTGAGAACCCACAGCACTTCTGGATCCAGATTTTGGGGGTGCGATCATTACAGCTTGACAAGTTGACTGCTGAAATGGGCCGCTTCTACAGCACTGGGACTGCA GAGCTGAAAGTAGAGAAAGTAGTGGTGGGGGACATTGTGGCAGCCCCTTACCGGAACCATGGCACTTGGaacagggccagagtgctgaacgTGCTGGAGTCTGGCCTGGTGGATGTCTACTATGTTGACTATGGCGACAATGGCGAGCTTTCGCTAGAAAGTCTCAGAAGCATGAG GAGTGACTTTTTGAGTCTTCCCTTCCAAGCCATTGAATGTAGTTTAGCAGGAGTAAGTCCAGCag GGGGGTCATGGACTGAGGAAGCTCTTGATGATTTTGACCGCTTGACTTACTGTGCTCAGTGGAAACCACTTCTTGCTAAATTGTGCAGCTACTCTCATTCTGACATGTCTTCCTGGCCAAGTGTTCAGCTCTATGACAATAGCGATGGCAAG CTGCTGGGTGTGGGTGAGGAGCTCATCCGAATGGGGCATGCCGTGCACTGCCTTGACTTGGGTGATGGAGGGCTCAAGGGTACCAGAGATAACCCGGGTTCACTGCAGAAGATGCTG GATGATGTTACTGGAGTCACATCAGAGCTCAGTCTTTCCTGCATCAGCTTGTCAG gTTTTATGGATCCATGTGGCAATGTGATGAAGAAACCAGCCAGTTGCTTTTCCTTTAATTTTATTAAGCCACTTGAAACTGTACGAGCTGATGCAGACCAGGGTTCATGTATCCTATTAATGAACTCCTTAAGCAACTGGGACTCCACACCATCCCAG CAGGTGTCCCCTGACGTGttctcaagctcctccaccactTCTTCCCCTTGTGTTGAGGTCATGACCTCTGTTCTCAATTCCTTGACTTTATCTGATGAAGTATTCTTCTCTGGAGCCAGCAGTTCTGATGATGGGCAGGATGTATTTTCCATTTCTTCTGGCCCTGAATTTGCTGTCTTGAATTCCTCTTCAGAAAGCAATATCAGTGAGGGCAGTAGCAGTAGTGGAATTCGCAGTGTCTGGTACTACCTGTCCTCCTCAAATGATTCCACTGTGTTATCTTTAAGCACAAGCCTGTCTACGTCTTGCcattcccagacagacagtgaGTCTGCAGTGTCAGATTTTCTCAATGGTCATAGCCTGGATCTTTCTGAGAGTCTTGAGAACAGTGATGGGGAAGAGGCAGAGTTATTGAGATTGGACGTAATAAGACAAAAGAAGGATGCGAGGTCTGTTGCCCAACCAAGTCTGACAGCTGCCATAACATGTAGTGAATATTGTAGTTGTGGTGGAGCCAGTGGGTTTCATGCAGCAGAAGTAAAAGAAGAATCGAAGCATTGTCCAAGCCTTGAAGAATACACCAGCAGTTTCCCATGCCAAAAGATCAAGACTGTAAGAAGTAATTTGCCAGCTAAAGATGAAAACTTTGTGGAATGTAGGTTCCAACAGGTGTTGTCCAGCAATGAGAGAACCGATGGAGTTGTTACTGCCTCTGAGGAGCAGTTCTTGGGAAACCATGATGTTCTGGAGCTTGAGCAAACCAGACCCTTGCAAAGTGTGGAATCATACTGGCAGTTTCAGCTGCAAAGCTTGAATACTTCAACAGAAGGAAACACCAGCACATATATGCTTGTCAGCCAGGAAAAGAAGTATGGAACTGGAGTGAGGCCCCCACTCCATTACAAAGAATGGAGTATCCCACTGTATAATAATCCCCCTGATTCTAGTGCTTCAGCTCTGAATTCAG
- the tdrkh gene encoding tudor and KH domain-containing protein isoform X3: MQSSGEGPWSSLSSGKKVALVLGLPVGATVGYILYRHFTSSNGQRESVEQARLTVPPEVYRSIARHSQSSFLDLVSQQSGAQVRLLSENKGDSISFQLEGSARQVLIAKCALDKLASDCEVITEDFEVPQTALGRIIGRGGESLKLINRTSGARISCPKDRDGTLAEAGRVSITGIRREVYHAKELVMEKVAESEEVRQRIAQSSALRHKRCPSELQGQKEAKPKSEKNGVELHLPQEDPLSQKMVLPNGTTEPPDASKPIPEEQSITESGEQDTQMSPQSIFKFEIPSPDLSFQPDEHLEVYVSAAENPQHFWIQILGVRSLQLDKLTAEMGRFYSTGTAELKVEKVVVGDIVAAPYRNHGTWNRARVLNVLESGLVDVYYVDYGDNGELSLESLRSMRSDFLSLPFQAIECSLAGVSPAGGSWTEEALDDFDRLTYCAQWKPLLAKLCSYSHSDMSSWPSVQLYDNSDGKLLGVGEELIRMGHAVHCLDLGDGGLKGTRDNPGSLQKMLDDVTGVTSELSLSCISLSGFMDPCGNVMKKPASCFSFNFIKPLETVRADADQGSCILLMNSLSNWDSTPSQKLPRSQVVWMMSLGRTWCESKPNASYFAQLPYL; this comes from the exons ATGCAGTCATCTGGGGAGGGCCCTTGGAGCAGCTTGAGCTCTGGGAAGAAGGTGGCCCTCGTCTTAGGGCTCCCAGTTGGGGCCACGGTTGGTTATATCCTCTATCGTCATTTCACAAGTAGCAATG GTCAAAGGGAGAGTGTGGAACAGGCCAGACTGACAGTTCCTCCGGAAGTTTACCGTTCCATCGCCAGGCATTCCCAGAGCTCATTCCTAGACTTG GTGAGCCAGCAGTCTGGTGCCCAAGTGAGGCTTCTGTCAGAGAATAAGGGTGACAGTATCTCCTTTCAGCTTGAGGGCTCAGCTCGCCAGGTTCTGATAGCCAAATGTGCTCTGGACAAACTGGCCTCTGACTGTGAGGTCATAACTGAAGATTTTGAGGTTCCCCAGACTGCCTTAGGACGAATCATAG GGCGTGGAGGGGAGTCCTTAAAGCTGATAAATCGGACTTCAGGCGCTCGTATTAGTTGTCCTAAAGATCGGGACGGTACCCTGGCGGAAGCGGGCAGAGTTTCCATCACGGGGATTCGCCGGGAGGTCTATCATGCCAAA GAGCTAGTCATGGAAAAGGTGGCTGAGAGTGAGGAGGTCCGGCAACGGATAGCACAGTCCTCCGCTCTACGCCACAAGAGGTGCCCCTCAGAACTGCAAGGTCAGAAGGAAGCAAAGCCAAAATCGGAGAAAAATGGAGTGGAACTTCATCTTCCTCAGGAAGACCCCTTAAGCCAGAAGATGGTACTTCCCAATGGAACCACGGAGCCTCCAGATGCATCCAAACCTATACCAGAGGAACAGTCCATAACTGAGAGTGGGGAACAAGACACTCAAATGTCTCCGCAGAGCATTTTCAAATTTGAAA TTCCTAGTCCGGATTTGAGCTTCCAGCCAGATGAACACTTGGAAGTATATGTGTCAGCAGCTGAGAACCCACAGCACTTCTGGATCCAGATTTTGGGGGTGCGATCATTACAGCTTGACAAGTTGACTGCTGAAATGGGCCGCTTCTACAGCACTGGGACTGCA GAGCTGAAAGTAGAGAAAGTAGTGGTGGGGGACATTGTGGCAGCCCCTTACCGGAACCATGGCACTTGGaacagggccagagtgctgaacgTGCTGGAGTCTGGCCTGGTGGATGTCTACTATGTTGACTATGGCGACAATGGCGAGCTTTCGCTAGAAAGTCTCAGAAGCATGAG GAGTGACTTTTTGAGTCTTCCCTTCCAAGCCATTGAATGTAGTTTAGCAGGAGTAAGTCCAGCag GGGGGTCATGGACTGAGGAAGCTCTTGATGATTTTGACCGCTTGACTTACTGTGCTCAGTGGAAACCACTTCTTGCTAAATTGTGCAGCTACTCTCATTCTGACATGTCTTCCTGGCCAAGTGTTCAGCTCTATGACAATAGCGATGGCAAG CTGCTGGGTGTGGGTGAGGAGCTCATCCGAATGGGGCATGCCGTGCACTGCCTTGACTTGGGTGATGGAGGGCTCAAGGGTACCAGAGATAACCCGGGTTCACTGCAGAAGATGCTG GATGATGTTACTGGAGTCACATCAGAGCTCAGTCTTTCCTGCATCAGCTTGTCAG gTTTTATGGATCCATGTGGCAATGTGATGAAGAAACCAGCCAGTTGCTTTTCCTTTAATTTTATTAAGCCACTTGAAACTGTACGAGCTGATGCAGACCAGGGTTCATGTATCCTATTAATGAACTCCTTAAGCAACTGGGACTCCACACCATCCCAG
- the tdrkh gene encoding tudor and KH domain-containing protein isoform X4, translating to MQSSGEGPWSSLSSGKKVALVLGLPVGATVGYILYRHFTSSNGQRESVEQARLTVPPEVYRSIARHSQSSFLDLVSQQSGAQVRLLSENKGDSISFQLEGSARQVLIAKCALDKLASDCEVITEDFEVPQTALGRIIGRGGESLKLINRTSGARISCPKDRDGTLAEAGRVSITGIRREVYHAKELVMEKVAESEEVRQRIAQSSALRHKRCPSELQGQKEAKPKSEKNGVELHLPQEDPLSQKMVLPNGTTEPPDASKPIPEEQSITESGEQDTQMSPQSIFKFEIPSPDLSFQPDEHLEVYVSAAENPQHFWIQILGVRSLQLDKLTAEMGRFYSTGTAELKVEKVVVGDIVAAPYRNHGTWNRARVLNVLESGLVDVYYVDYGDNGELSLESLRSMRSDFLSLPFQAIECSLAGVSPAGGSWTEEALDDFDRLTYCAQWKPLLAKLCSYSHSDMSSWPSVQLYDNSDGKLLGVGEELIRMGHAVHCLDLGDGGLKGTRDNPGSLQKMLDDVTGVTSELSLSCISLSGFMDPCGNVMKKPASCFSFNFIKPLETVRADADQGSCILLMNSLSNWDSTPSQKLPRSQVVWMMSLGRTWCESKPK from the exons ATGCAGTCATCTGGGGAGGGCCCTTGGAGCAGCTTGAGCTCTGGGAAGAAGGTGGCCCTCGTCTTAGGGCTCCCAGTTGGGGCCACGGTTGGTTATATCCTCTATCGTCATTTCACAAGTAGCAATG GTCAAAGGGAGAGTGTGGAACAGGCCAGACTGACAGTTCCTCCGGAAGTTTACCGTTCCATCGCCAGGCATTCCCAGAGCTCATTCCTAGACTTG GTGAGCCAGCAGTCTGGTGCCCAAGTGAGGCTTCTGTCAGAGAATAAGGGTGACAGTATCTCCTTTCAGCTTGAGGGCTCAGCTCGCCAGGTTCTGATAGCCAAATGTGCTCTGGACAAACTGGCCTCTGACTGTGAGGTCATAACTGAAGATTTTGAGGTTCCCCAGACTGCCTTAGGACGAATCATAG GGCGTGGAGGGGAGTCCTTAAAGCTGATAAATCGGACTTCAGGCGCTCGTATTAGTTGTCCTAAAGATCGGGACGGTACCCTGGCGGAAGCGGGCAGAGTTTCCATCACGGGGATTCGCCGGGAGGTCTATCATGCCAAA GAGCTAGTCATGGAAAAGGTGGCTGAGAGTGAGGAGGTCCGGCAACGGATAGCACAGTCCTCCGCTCTACGCCACAAGAGGTGCCCCTCAGAACTGCAAGGTCAGAAGGAAGCAAAGCCAAAATCGGAGAAAAATGGAGTGGAACTTCATCTTCCTCAGGAAGACCCCTTAAGCCAGAAGATGGTACTTCCCAATGGAACCACGGAGCCTCCAGATGCATCCAAACCTATACCAGAGGAACAGTCCATAACTGAGAGTGGGGAACAAGACACTCAAATGTCTCCGCAGAGCATTTTCAAATTTGAAA TTCCTAGTCCGGATTTGAGCTTCCAGCCAGATGAACACTTGGAAGTATATGTGTCAGCAGCTGAGAACCCACAGCACTTCTGGATCCAGATTTTGGGGGTGCGATCATTACAGCTTGACAAGTTGACTGCTGAAATGGGCCGCTTCTACAGCACTGGGACTGCA GAGCTGAAAGTAGAGAAAGTAGTGGTGGGGGACATTGTGGCAGCCCCTTACCGGAACCATGGCACTTGGaacagggccagagtgctgaacgTGCTGGAGTCTGGCCTGGTGGATGTCTACTATGTTGACTATGGCGACAATGGCGAGCTTTCGCTAGAAAGTCTCAGAAGCATGAG GAGTGACTTTTTGAGTCTTCCCTTCCAAGCCATTGAATGTAGTTTAGCAGGAGTAAGTCCAGCag GGGGGTCATGGACTGAGGAAGCTCTTGATGATTTTGACCGCTTGACTTACTGTGCTCAGTGGAAACCACTTCTTGCTAAATTGTGCAGCTACTCTCATTCTGACATGTCTTCCTGGCCAAGTGTTCAGCTCTATGACAATAGCGATGGCAAG CTGCTGGGTGTGGGTGAGGAGCTCATCCGAATGGGGCATGCCGTGCACTGCCTTGACTTGGGTGATGGAGGGCTCAAGGGTACCAGAGATAACCCGGGTTCACTGCAGAAGATGCTG GATGATGTTACTGGAGTCACATCAGAGCTCAGTCTTTCCTGCATCAGCTTGTCAG gTTTTATGGATCCATGTGGCAATGTGATGAAGAAACCAGCCAGTTGCTTTTCCTTTAATTTTATTAAGCCACTTGAAACTGTACGAGCTGATGCAGACCAGGGTTCATGTATCCTATTAATGAACTCCTTAAGCAACTGGGACTCCACACCATCCCAG
- the tdrkh gene encoding tudor and KH domain-containing protein isoform X5: MQSSGEGPWSSLSSGKKVALVLGLPVGATVGYILYRHFTSSNGQRESVEQARLTVPPEVYRSIARHSQSSFLDLVSQQSGAQVRLLSENKGDSISFQLEGSARQVLIAKCALDKLASDCEVITEDFEVPQTALGRIIGRGGESLKLINRTSGARISCPKDRDGTLAEAGRVSITGIRREVYHAKELVMEKVAESEEVRQRIAQSSALRHKRCPSELQGQKEAKPKSEKNGVELHLPQEDPLSQKMVLPNGTTEPPDASKPIPEEQSITESGEQDTQMSPQSIFKFEIPSPDLSFQPDEHLEVYVSAAENPQHFWIQILGVRSLQLDKLTAEMGRFYSTGTAELKVEKVVVGDIVAAPYRNHGTWNRARVLNVLESGLVDVYYVDYGDNGELSLESLRSMRSDFLSLPFQAIECSLAGVSPAGGSWTEEALDDFDRLTYCAQWKPLLAKLCSYSHSDMSSWPSVQLYDNSDGKLLGVGEELIRMGHAVHCLDLGDGGLKGTRDNPGSLQKMLDDVTGVTSELSLSCISLSEVASISGSMDDVIGEDLV; encoded by the exons ATGCAGTCATCTGGGGAGGGCCCTTGGAGCAGCTTGAGCTCTGGGAAGAAGGTGGCCCTCGTCTTAGGGCTCCCAGTTGGGGCCACGGTTGGTTATATCCTCTATCGTCATTTCACAAGTAGCAATG GTCAAAGGGAGAGTGTGGAACAGGCCAGACTGACAGTTCCTCCGGAAGTTTACCGTTCCATCGCCAGGCATTCCCAGAGCTCATTCCTAGACTTG GTGAGCCAGCAGTCTGGTGCCCAAGTGAGGCTTCTGTCAGAGAATAAGGGTGACAGTATCTCCTTTCAGCTTGAGGGCTCAGCTCGCCAGGTTCTGATAGCCAAATGTGCTCTGGACAAACTGGCCTCTGACTGTGAGGTCATAACTGAAGATTTTGAGGTTCCCCAGACTGCCTTAGGACGAATCATAG GGCGTGGAGGGGAGTCCTTAAAGCTGATAAATCGGACTTCAGGCGCTCGTATTAGTTGTCCTAAAGATCGGGACGGTACCCTGGCGGAAGCGGGCAGAGTTTCCATCACGGGGATTCGCCGGGAGGTCTATCATGCCAAA GAGCTAGTCATGGAAAAGGTGGCTGAGAGTGAGGAGGTCCGGCAACGGATAGCACAGTCCTCCGCTCTACGCCACAAGAGGTGCCCCTCAGAACTGCAAGGTCAGAAGGAAGCAAAGCCAAAATCGGAGAAAAATGGAGTGGAACTTCATCTTCCTCAGGAAGACCCCTTAAGCCAGAAGATGGTACTTCCCAATGGAACCACGGAGCCTCCAGATGCATCCAAACCTATACCAGAGGAACAGTCCATAACTGAGAGTGGGGAACAAGACACTCAAATGTCTCCGCAGAGCATTTTCAAATTTGAAA TTCCTAGTCCGGATTTGAGCTTCCAGCCAGATGAACACTTGGAAGTATATGTGTCAGCAGCTGAGAACCCACAGCACTTCTGGATCCAGATTTTGGGGGTGCGATCATTACAGCTTGACAAGTTGACTGCTGAAATGGGCCGCTTCTACAGCACTGGGACTGCA GAGCTGAAAGTAGAGAAAGTAGTGGTGGGGGACATTGTGGCAGCCCCTTACCGGAACCATGGCACTTGGaacagggccagagtgctgaacgTGCTGGAGTCTGGCCTGGTGGATGTCTACTATGTTGACTATGGCGACAATGGCGAGCTTTCGCTAGAAAGTCTCAGAAGCATGAG GAGTGACTTTTTGAGTCTTCCCTTCCAAGCCATTGAATGTAGTTTAGCAGGAGTAAGTCCAGCag GGGGGTCATGGACTGAGGAAGCTCTTGATGATTTTGACCGCTTGACTTACTGTGCTCAGTGGAAACCACTTCTTGCTAAATTGTGCAGCTACTCTCATTCTGACATGTCTTCCTGGCCAAGTGTTCAGCTCTATGACAATAGCGATGGCAAG CTGCTGGGTGTGGGTGAGGAGCTCATCCGAATGGGGCATGCCGTGCACTGCCTTGACTTGGGTGATGGAGGGCTCAAGGGTACCAGAGATAACCCGGGTTCACTGCAGAAGATGCTG GATGATGTTACTGGAGTCACATCAGAGCTCAGTCTTTCCTGCATCAGCTTGTCAG